Proteins encoded together in one Acidobacteriota bacterium window:
- a CDS encoding type II toxin-antitoxin system RelE/ParE family toxin, whose translation MAHRLSPQAQADVDNLAYYLFVESGSIATADRMIESLTTRFSLLGSHPRAGRRRDDLRPGLRGFPVGEYVILYRVEGDDAVILRVIGGRMDIESILRSDP comes from the coding sequence ATGGCCCATCGGCTGTCGCCGCAAGCCCAGGCCGACGTCGATAACCTCGCGTACTACCTGTTTGTCGAGAGCGGTAGCATTGCGACTGCAGACCGCATGATCGAGTCACTTACCACAAGATTCAGCCTGCTTGGGTCGCATCCACGGGCCGGCCGTCGGCGTGATGATCTCCGACCCGGCCTGCGCGGATTCCCCGTCGGTGAGTACGTCATCTTGTACCGCGTCGAGGGGGACGACGCGGTGATTCTGCGGGTCATTGGCGGTCGGATGGATATCGAGTCAATCCTGCGAAGCGATCCCTGA
- a CDS encoding DUF2207 domain-containing protein, with protein sequence MTPRLVTACAVALCVLALPAGALAQRALHWDLVEVAAHLDAEGRLNVTETQTMVFYGDWNGGERRFNIRPRQQLRLVSLERADGDRSIPMVRDSSLDDVDDYAFTDDTTLRWRSRLPDDAPFESASRTYVLRYQLSNIVLKNGDDYTLDHDFLFPDRQGVITRASVALTFDSAWQPQAEVQSRYTAEQVPPGRGLVVTIPLRYTGAGVPVALATDLPLGIVRALWSLLLIPIVVVGWVFARERWYGRFAPLHAQVDEAWIREHIVKHPAEVVAAAWDTKVEGAEVVALIARLVAEGKLTSGAKKKSMTLHLAVDRDTLDGYERALVDGLFFQKRTDTSTALVQRHYKKTGFDPVDLIRPGLEERAAAILPAGRTPWRVPMVATVLYGAGAVLVGLEWMNDYISTTVAALLTFGALTLVLVARAQGLRFRANIQWGPNKAFASLIPVALGVGAAALYLWRWADSGVEPATDSLVVGVVLLALSVLFAGVGALKSTQHRAALAFRKTLASGREFFIAELAKDRPALRDEWFPWILAFGLGKHMDEWSAQRDSGSTKRSGGGTSSGSFGSGEGSGSGTWTGFAGGRSGGGGGGASWSTMAAGLAAPISAESSSSSGGSSSSSSSSGGGSSGGGGGGGW encoded by the coding sequence ATGACCCCTCGACTCGTCACCGCGTGCGCGGTTGCACTCTGCGTTCTTGCCCTGCCTGCCGGCGCGCTGGCGCAGCGCGCGCTGCACTGGGACCTCGTCGAGGTTGCCGCCCACCTCGACGCCGAGGGCCGGCTGAACGTCACCGAAACCCAGACCATGGTGTTCTACGGCGACTGGAACGGCGGCGAACGGCGCTTCAACATTCGCCCGCGCCAGCAGTTGCGGCTGGTGAGCCTCGAGCGGGCCGACGGCGACCGCTCGATCCCGATGGTGCGCGACAGCAGCCTGGATGATGTGGACGACTACGCGTTCACCGATGACACGACCCTCCGCTGGCGCAGCCGGCTGCCGGACGATGCGCCGTTTGAGAGTGCCAGCAGGACCTACGTCCTTCGCTATCAGCTATCGAATATCGTCCTTAAGAATGGCGACGACTACACACTCGATCACGACTTTCTGTTTCCGGATCGCCAGGGGGTGATCACCCGCGCGAGCGTGGCGCTGACGTTTGATTCCGCGTGGCAGCCGCAAGCCGAGGTGCAGAGCCGCTACACCGCCGAGCAGGTGCCGCCGGGCCGTGGGCTGGTGGTGACGATTCCGCTCCGCTACACCGGCGCCGGCGTGCCCGTGGCACTCGCCACGGACCTGCCACTCGGGATTGTCCGCGCCCTGTGGTCGCTGCTACTCATTCCGATCGTCGTGGTCGGCTGGGTCTTCGCCCGCGAGCGCTGGTACGGACGGTTCGCGCCGCTCCATGCGCAGGTAGACGAGGCGTGGATCCGCGAGCACATCGTGAAGCACCCGGCTGAAGTGGTGGCGGCGGCGTGGGATACCAAGGTCGAGGGCGCGGAGGTGGTGGCGTTGATTGCGCGGCTGGTCGCGGAGGGCAAGCTCACAAGCGGCGCCAAGAAGAAGTCGATGACGCTGCACCTGGCGGTCGACCGCGACACGCTCGACGGCTACGAGCGGGCGCTCGTGGACGGCTTGTTCTTCCAGAAACGCACCGACACCTCCACGGCACTGGTCCAGCGTCACTACAAGAAGACCGGCTTTGACCCGGTGGACCTGATTCGCCCCGGCCTCGAGGAGCGCGCCGCGGCGATACTGCCGGCCGGCCGGACGCCGTGGCGCGTGCCGATGGTCGCAACCGTCCTGTATGGCGCCGGAGCGGTCCTGGTCGGTCTTGAATGGATGAACGACTACATCAGCACCACCGTGGCGGCCCTGTTGACCTTCGGCGCGCTGACCTTGGTCCTCGTCGCACGGGCGCAGGGACTGCGCTTTCGCGCCAACATCCAGTGGGGTCCGAACAAGGCGTTCGCGAGCCTGATCCCAGTGGCCCTGGGCGTGGGTGCAGCGGCGCTCTATCTGTGGCGATGGGCCGACAGCGGCGTTGAGCCGGCCACTGACAGCCTGGTCGTTGGGGTCGTGCTGCTCGCGTTGTCAGTTCTGTTTGCAGGAGTGGGCGCGCTCAAGTCCACGCAGCATCGCGCCGCGCTGGCCTTCCGAAAGACGCTGGCCTCGGGCCGCGAGTTCTTCATCGCTGAACTCGCGAAGGACCGCCCGGCACTGCGCGACGAGTGGTTCCCGTGGATCCTGGCGTTCGGGCTCGGCAAGCACATGGACGAATGGTCGGCACAGCGCGACAGCGGATCTACGAAGCGTTCTGGCGGCGGCACATCGTCAGGCTCGTTCGGCTCCGGCGAGGGCTCCGGATCGGGCACGTGGACCGGTTTTGCCGGCGGCCGCTCCGGTGGCGGCGGTGGCGGCGCGTCGTGGAGCACGATGGCGGCCGGCCTGGCCGCACCGATCAGCGCAGAGAGTTCGAGCAGTTCGGGAGGATCGAGCAGCTCGAGCAGTAGCAGCGGCGGCGGATCTTCAGGGGGCGGCGGTGGGGGCGGGTGGTAG
- a CDS encoding response regulator, with protein sequence MSTHHHAGEHVVHFYRDDLDLCAAVTRFILQGVDRGERSIVLATETHWRAICESLKQSGHEPATREVTFVDADAMLRDIVVDGVPNTRRFAEAVQQFIAGAHPQRVRIFAELVTLLAERGLLDAALELELVGHQLTASTGCDILCAYDLCHLNTAGDDVQRVAGAHHRAVPDVPRGQLGAKTILLADDYEDTRDLYREYLIASGYRVITAESGRDAIRAATMWTPDLVLMDIRMPDLSGVDAMLELRQEPRFRNVPIIAFTAHASENTRVECLAAGFTAVIVKPCLPDELLELIRQFSSWIPDVDAPAPAQNV encoded by the coding sequence ATGTCTACACATCATCACGCCGGCGAACACGTCGTGCACTTCTATCGCGACGACCTTGATTTGTGCGCGGCTGTCACTCGCTTCATCCTTCAGGGGGTGGACCGGGGGGAACGATCGATCGTCCTGGCCACTGAAACGCACTGGCGCGCGATCTGTGAGTCACTGAAACAGTCAGGCCATGAGCCTGCGACGCGCGAGGTGACGTTTGTCGATGCCGACGCCATGCTTCGCGACATCGTCGTTGACGGCGTACCCAATACCCGGCGGTTTGCCGAAGCCGTCCAGCAATTCATCGCCGGCGCGCACCCACAACGCGTGCGGATTTTCGCTGAGCTGGTGACGCTATTGGCAGAACGCGGCTTACTCGATGCTGCCCTTGAGCTCGAGCTGGTTGGCCACCAGCTGACGGCTTCGACGGGCTGCGACATCCTGTGCGCGTATGACCTTTGCCATCTCAATACGGCTGGAGATGACGTGCAGCGGGTCGCCGGCGCTCACCACCGTGCCGTTCCCGACGTGCCGAGAGGCCAGCTCGGTGCAAAGACAATTTTGCTCGCCGATGATTATGAAGATACCCGCGACCTTTACCGGGAGTACTTAATCGCCAGTGGCTACCGTGTCATTACCGCCGAGAGCGGGCGTGATGCGATTCGCGCGGCGACGATGTGGACGCCGGACCTGGTCTTGATGGACATTCGCATGCCCGACCTGAGTGGAGTCGATGCCATGCTCGAGCTAAGGCAGGAGCCACGTTTCAGGAACGTTCCGATCATCGCGTTTACAGCCCATGCGAGTGAGAATACGCGGGTCGAGTGCCTCGCAGCGGGCTTCACTGCAGTGATTGTGAAGCCCTGCCTGCCTGATGAGCTGCTCGAACTGATCCGCCAGTTT
- a CDS encoding outer membrane beta-barrel protein, whose product MVIQRALRLSIFAVLIIIGTAAPARTQGFISPFLGVNFGGVSGCPQLSDCENQQRNLSLSLGKFGSFFGAETEVAYSPKFFGEAPGLSSNVLTMMGNVMLAPKVGPVRPYLLAGTGIMKTRFELRTTDLLSTNDTSFGYVVGGGVFALLGDHFGVRGDVRYYHSFPAVTILGITLRSDKLNFSRAGAGVVFQF is encoded by the coding sequence ATGGTTATCCAACGCGCACTGCGGCTTAGCATCTTCGCCGTCCTCATCATCATCGGCACTGCGGCGCCGGCGCGGACCCAGGGCTTCATCAGCCCGTTTCTCGGCGTTAACTTCGGCGGCGTGTCGGGATGTCCCCAGTTGAGTGACTGCGAGAACCAGCAGCGCAACCTCAGCCTCAGCCTGGGAAAGTTTGGCTCGTTCTTCGGCGCCGAAACCGAGGTGGCCTACTCGCCCAAGTTCTTCGGCGAGGCCCCGGGACTGTCGTCAAACGTCCTGACGATGATGGGGAACGTCATGCTGGCACCCAAGGTCGGACCCGTCCGCCCCTACCTTTTGGCCGGCACGGGCATCATGAAGACGCGGTTCGAATTGAGGACGACGGACCTGCTCTCGACGAACGACACCTCGTTTGGATATGTCGTGGGTGGCGGCGTGTTCGCGTTGCTCGGCGACCACTTCGGCGTGCGAGGCGACGTGCGCTACTACCATTCGTTTCCGGCCGTCACGATCCTGGGGATCACACTGCGCAGCGACAAGCTCAACTTCTCCCGCGCTGGGGCCGGCGTCGTCTTCCAGTTCTGA